DNA from Parvularcula marina:
AGCGGGACGAGATCTTCGAGCTTTTCGATCGACTCGATGCCGACATCGCGCGCGCGGCGGTCGAGGACGGGGATCTGCTGGCGGCGTTCCGCGAACACTTCGCGCGCCGCTTCGAGTTGAAGTGCCTCGACTTCATCCGGGTCCCATTCGAAGAGGGCGGGATCGGCGATCTTGTCCAGCAATGTCTGGCGCGCATTCATGGCGTTTCTCCGGGTGGTCTTTTCCGGTGTCTTGACGGGCGCACAGCCTTAGAAACAGGGGAAATCTGGACATGATAGAGGGAATAATGGACATTTTGGCCATTCTTCCCCATGTTCAGCGGCATGAAGCGCCTGCATGTCCTTTGCCTGCCCAAGGCCTCACCGCTCGGAATCGGCGCGGTGAAAGAGCTGTGCGCGCGGGCTGATCGGTATACGGAGGCTGTCTTTCGTGAAGCGGGCGGACCTTCTCGGGCGGCCAGTCTGTCCTTTCGCTCTCTGGACGGAAAGCCTGTCCGCTTGCTCGACGGCAGCCTACAGCCGGTAGAGGGAGCGTTTGCACCGGGAGATGATGTAGCGGGGATATTCATTCCCGATATTGCTGCAAAGTCGGAAGACGAGCTTGAAGCCATTCTGGTGCAGGCGGGCGATGCTGTGCCACCTGTATTATCCGCGCTCAAACATGGCGCCATCTGTGCGGCGGCCGGCGCAGGTGTCCTGTTGCCGATAGTCTGGGGGCTGGGGCGGCAGGAGAATATCGCTATAACGGACCGTTTACGGATGTCTTTTGGTCATTGGGATCGTGATGCCAGGCTGATCACGCATCAGTCGACATCGCTCACTGCACAGCTCATTACGGCGGCGGATGGCGCGTTCCAGCCCTCCGTTGTACTGGAAATGCTGGGGCGAGTGTTCTCAGGCAACCTCGCAAACATGTTGGCCGGAGAGACAGGGATTGCGCGCCTGCCGACTTCAATCGACCCCGGG
Protein-coding regions in this window:
- a CDS encoding helix-turn-helix domain-containing protein gives rise to the protein MFSGMKRLHVLCLPKASPLGIGAVKELCARADRYTEAVFREAGGPSRAASLSFRSLDGKPVRLLDGSLQPVEGAFAPGDDVAGIFIPDIAAKSEDELEAILVQAGDAVPPVLSALKHGAICAAAGAGVLLPIVWGLGRQENIAITDRLRMSFGHWDRDARLITHQSTSLTAQLITAADGAFQPSVVLEMLGRVFSGNLANMLAGETGIARLPTSIDPGQEPLRESGDPLVEQARAILRRQFATPPTIAQLATQLSVSQKTLTRRFRAATEMTPLQYLQAVRMAAARRQLRDTQRRIEHIAAMVGYQDITTFRDNFRREVGMTPSDFRRTARDNVLPEQG